A region of Salinibacter sp. 10B DNA encodes the following proteins:
- the ribD gene encoding bifunctional diaminohydroxyphosphoribosylaminopyrimidine deaminase/5-amino-6-(5-phosphoribosylamino)uracil reductase RibD, whose product MAADGVAAPGLHRGSVSPATDVGHTPWMKRCLEIAEAGAGAVSPNPMVGAILVGTDGTVLGEGAHEVYGGPHAEVQALRAAENRHGAEALREATLYVNLEPCSHHGKTPPCTTLILEKEVPRVVVGTIDPFPQAQGRGIRQLRKQGVEVEVGVAEQACRRFNEAFFHHVDTGRPLVTLKVAQTLDGRVATRTGDSQWISGEESRALVHEWRAALDGVLVGRGTAASDDPRLTVRHVDGRQPVRLVLDRKGELAADRTLFTDAHADQTVAILGEERGRPAYADVLEEAGGQLLRIPETPDSHLDLVALLRRLGTDGGREAKPMQSLLVEAGPGLATALFRQNLVDRFFCFVAPKIVGDGVSVLGDLGITEMENALTFAEQRWQSVGDDLLLRGYCRPA is encoded by the coding sequence ATGGCAGCTGACGGAGTCGCCGCTCCCGGACTACATCGAGGAAGTGTAAGCCCGGCTACGGATGTGGGGCACACGCCCTGGATGAAGCGGTGCCTAGAGATTGCAGAAGCGGGCGCTGGAGCCGTAAGTCCGAATCCCATGGTGGGGGCGATCCTCGTCGGGACGGACGGCACGGTGCTGGGCGAGGGAGCACACGAGGTGTACGGAGGGCCACACGCCGAGGTGCAGGCGCTCCGGGCGGCAGAGAATCGGCATGGGGCCGAGGCCCTTCGGGAGGCCACGCTCTACGTGAATCTAGAGCCTTGTAGCCATCACGGCAAGACGCCCCCCTGTACGACCCTCATCCTTGAGAAAGAGGTGCCGCGCGTGGTTGTCGGCACGATCGATCCCTTTCCGCAGGCCCAGGGCCGAGGCATCCGGCAGCTCCGAAAACAGGGAGTAGAGGTGGAGGTGGGGGTGGCCGAGCAGGCCTGTCGCCGCTTCAATGAGGCCTTCTTTCACCACGTCGACACCGGCCGTCCGCTCGTGACCCTCAAGGTGGCCCAGACGCTCGACGGGCGTGTTGCGACCCGTACGGGCGATAGCCAGTGGATCTCCGGCGAGGAGTCTCGCGCGCTCGTGCACGAGTGGCGCGCAGCGCTCGACGGGGTCCTCGTGGGGCGCGGCACGGCCGCAAGCGACGATCCGCGCCTAACGGTGCGGCACGTCGACGGTCGTCAGCCGGTGCGCCTCGTGCTCGATCGAAAGGGGGAGCTGGCCGCCGACCGTACCCTTTTTACCGATGCCCACGCCGATCAGACGGTGGCTATCCTTGGGGAAGAGCGGGGCCGCCCTGCCTACGCCGATGTACTTGAAGAGGCGGGCGGACAGTTGCTTCGTATTCCGGAGACCCCCGACAGCCATCTTGATCTTGTCGCCCTCCTTCGCCGCCTTGGGACGGATGGGGGACGGGAGGCCAAACCGATGCAGTCGCTCCTGGTGGAGGCTGGCCCGGGGCTCGCGACGGCTCTTTTCCGGCAGAATCTTGTTGATCGTTTCTTCTGCTTTGTGGCCCCGAAGATCGTGGGAGATGGGGTTTCGGTGCTGGGCGATCTCGGCATCACCGAGATGGAGAACGCGCTCACGTTCGCGGAGCAGAGGTGGCAGTCCGTTGGCGACGATCTGTTGCTTCGAGGCTACTGCCGCCCCGCATAG
- a CDS encoding VOC family protein, whose translation MPHIEHTALWTPDLERARTFYERYFDASAGEKYVNPEKDFSSYFLEFESGARLELMHTPHMASALEEEPAAGYAHIAISVGSEHAVDTLTERLRDDGYPVCGEPRWTGDGYYESVIRDPDNNRVEITV comes from the coding sequence ATGCCGCACATCGAGCACACTGCCCTCTGGACGCCCGACCTCGAACGGGCCCGCACGTTTTACGAACGCTACTTCGACGCATCGGCCGGGGAAAAATACGTCAACCCCGAGAAAGACTTTTCGTCGTACTTCCTGGAGTTTGAGTCGGGCGCCCGACTGGAGCTGATGCACACTCCCCACATGGCCTCGGCACTGGAAGAAGAGCCCGCTGCCGGCTACGCCCACATCGCCATCTCGGTTGGCTCAGAGCATGCGGTAGACACCCTGACCGAACGTCTTCGGGACGACGGGTACCCCGTCTGCGGCGAACCGCGCTGGACGGGGGACGGATACTACGAAAGCGTCATTCGCGACCCGGATAACAATCGGGTCGAAATTACGGTGTAG